A portion of the Manihot esculenta cultivar AM560-2 chromosome 2, M.esculenta_v8, whole genome shotgun sequence genome contains these proteins:
- the LOC110607530 gene encoding probable disease resistance protein At4g27220 — MNVNKCLNRSSLSRKAKKMTENMLALLEEARNFGEIAYPDPCQKIELWFSDERIKNFKSREPILNEILMALKNDDLRVIGICGMSGIGKTTMVKQLMKNMEKNKLFDEFAMVAVSDTPDFRKIQDEIASCLRLELKNDESEVVRASKLRQRLTNCDKRILLILDDVWKEDGLGEIGVPLGVRSNGCKIVLTSRNESVCSSLGSQKNFQIKVLNDEEALVLFEETASDSIGHGLLDMVKEIVNECEGLPIAIVTLSKTLKTKDKHIWNDVLLQLKNSKLEDISGMKAKVFSAIKLSYNYLNDEEAKSCFLLCSLFPEDFNIPVEDLLEFGMGLRLFKDVEYVHEGRDRIYKLIDMLKGSHLLLEGDDIWNESVKMHDHVRDVAISLASRNKQWHTLQSQARINEWQGKDWYKNCTAISLLCEDIKKLKDHLKCPNLELLQLWHDCQNDCQLQSLPINVLEGMKGLKVLSIASRIPSLPQSIDVLKNLQTLCLWNDRLNEMHTIGDLVKLEILEVRSYRLEELPAEIGNLKNLRLLNLRRVENLRYIPPDVLVGLSKLEELYLPLRYMMKWEWKEDEEKTNASLSELETHHITALHITVVNAYISPKASVFRNLIRFHIFVGDSKVHIVHKDSENVLHLKGDASDIKGSGICVLLRKVEVLCLEEVKNLKKIVNEIEDNSFADLKRDECVDALVRIPESPKSPLSYLSNLRKVEIYECDELKYFIPLSMARELRQLHSMTVVSCEKMEGIFYRNKVNDDEIESPLTTLCLDDLPNFIGFIYKDIEESSASEMNNRMEIVQSKTEPVEKISILFSSLWLRLSKLQKLILYNCGLVKALFSPSVAQQFAQLKELNISACCMMEYIVAEAKEEEKNKGVSKIAFPNLTKLDLRNLPELVAFFADNDISFELYSLVYLKIFSCPKLKTHYCETPDSSTLNKSYDQSELKVMFPTSSIAQRLLRRGKPKDVSKKKDMEMEQPSTSQMKSGPMEMISTLFFPPSSPLLNLRELHIFQCHFQEAAFPLSVAQQLVQLKDLIIWSCEKMEDIVAKDKGRSKIVLFPSLTYLDLSHLPNLMGFCKDNNVSLEWSLLERLRFYKIVSFKIVSVPKSSTLSTSAEVDHLDSTFCATLIPRKRKKQDNIFSKEVSLIKNQRDPSVSNIDESCAFPSKLIQQLKNLKHLMIHDSDSVEVIFSFEGLINGVLNSVEKIQLVSLPNLKHVWFKIPPEITAFQNLRELIVADCDNLINLFSICSAKLVGKLQSIEIRRCKRMEEIIGKEIEEISMQKIEFPQLRSLTLEDLPNLNSFCNTIYALEFPFLETLEFQNCKRMETFSYGSLSMPKLEKVVINGRLGSDPNLNAKMSELLKMNQ; from the exons ATGAACGTGAACAAGTGTTTGAACCGTTCTTCCTTGAGTAGAAAAGCTAAGAAGATGACAGAAAATATGCTTGCTTTGCTCGAAGAAGCGAGGAATTTTGGTGAAATAGCCTATCCTGATCCTTGTCAAAAGATAGAATTATGGTTCAGTGATGAACGCATCAAGAATTTTAAATCAAGGGAACCAATTCTAAATGAGATCTTGATGGCCTTAAAGAATGACGATCTTCGTGTGATTGGGATTTGCGGAATGAGTGGTATCGGTAAAACTACTATGGTAAAGCAGCTTATGAAAAAcatggaaaaaaataaattgtttgacGAGTTTGCAATGGTAGCCGTGTCTGATACTCCTGACTTCAGAAAGATCCAAGATGAAATTGCATCTTGCTTGCGATTGGAACTCAAGAATGATGAAAGTGAGGTGGTAAGAGCAAGCAAACTGCGTCAGAGGCTTACCAACTGTGATAAGAGGATCCTTCTAATATTGGATGATGTTTGGAAGGAGGATGGTTTAGGAGAAATTGGAGTTCCTTTAGGTGTCAGGAGCAATGGATGCAAAATTGTGTTGACTTCACGAAATGAATCTGTGTGCTCTAGTTTGGGAAGTCAAAAAAATTTCCAAATAAAAGTTCTGAATGATGAAGAAGCTCTCGTTCTTTTCGAAGAGACAGCAAGCGACTCAATTGGCCATGGTTTACTCGACATGGTGAAGGAGATTGTAAATGAATGTGAAGGCTTACCAATTGCCATTGTAACTCTTTCCAAGACATtaaaaaccaaagacaaacacaTTTGGAATGATGTGCTTTTACAATTAAAGAATTCTAAGCTGGAAGATATCTCAGGAATGAAGGCAAAGGTGTTTTCTGCAATTAAATTAAGTTACAATTATTTGAATGATGAAGAGGCCAAGTCATGCTTTTTGCTTTGTAGCTTGTTCCCTGAAGATTTCAATATTCCGGTTGAAGATTTGCTTGAATTTGGAATGGGCCTAAGGCTGTTTAAAGATGTTGAATATGTGCATGAAGGAAGAGATAGGATCTATAAGCTTATTGATATGCTGAAAGGGTCACATTTGTTGCTTGAAGGTGACGACATATGGAACGAGTCTGTCAAAATGCATGACCATGTCCGTGATGTAGCCATATCACTTGCCTCCAGAAATAAGCAGTGGCACACATTACAAAGTCAAGCTAGAATAAATGAGTGGCAAGGTAAGGATTGGTACAAAAATTGCACTGCAATTTCACTTCTGTGTGAAGACATCAAAAAACTTAAAGATCATTTAAAGTGTCCGAACCTTGAACTCTTACAGCTTTGGCATGATTGTCAGAATGATTGTCAGTTACAAAGCCTTCCAATCAACGTGTTAGAAGGGATGAAAGGACTCAAAGTTCTATCTATAGCCTCCCGTATCCCATCACTGCCACAATCAATTGATGTCTTGAAGAATCTTCAAACCTTATGTCTTTGGAATGATAGGCTAAACGAGATGCATACAATTGGAGATCTCGTGAAACTGGAAATACTTGAAGTTCGTAGTTATCGTTTAGAAGAGCTGCCAGCAGAAATAGGAAATCTGAAAAATCTAAGGTTGCTAAACCTGCGCAGGGTCGAGAACCTTAGATACATTCCACCAGATGTATTAGTAGGGTTGTCCAAACTAGAAGAGTTGTATCTTCCACTTAGATATATGATGAAATGGGAATGGAAGGAAGACGAAGAGAAAACCAATGCAAGCCTCAGCGAGCTAGAGACTCATCATATAACTGCATTGCATATTACTGTAGTAAATGCCTACATTTCACCTAAAGCTTCAGTCTTTAGAAACTTAATAAGATTCCACATTTTTGTAGGCGACTCAAAGGTTCATATTGTTCACAAAGATTCAGAGAATGTGTTGCATCTTAAAGGAGATGCAAGTGATATTAAAGGGAGTGGGATATGTGTTTTGTTGAGGAAAGTTGAAGTCTTGTGTTTGGAAGAAgtgaaaaatttgaagaaaattgtAAATGAGATAGAAGATAATAGTTTTGCGGATTTGAAGCGAGACGAATGTGTTGATGCACTAGTGAGAATTCCAGAGTCTCCAAAAAGTCCCCTCTCATACTTGAGCAATTTAAGAAAAGTAGAAATATATGAATGTGATGagttgaagtactttattccaCTATCCATGGCTAGAGAGTTGAGGCAACTTCACAGCATGACTGTAGTGTCCTGCGAAAAGATGGAGGGAATTTTCTACAGAAACAAAGTGAATGATGATGAGATTGAGTCGCCACTTACAACTCTCTGCTTGGATGACCTTCCAAACTTCATTGGATTTATCTACAAG GATATAGAAGAGTCGAGTGCATCTGAAATGAACAATAGGATGGAAATTGTTCAATCTAAAACTGAACCAGTTGAAAAGAtttctatattattttcttctctttggCTACGACTATCAAAGTTGCAAAAGCTTATCTTGTATAATTGTGGTTTGGTAAAAGCACTGTTTTCTCCTTCTGTTGCCCAGCAATTTGCGCAGCTTAAAGAATTAAATATCTCAGCATGTTGTATGATGGAATATATAGTTGCAGAagctaaagaagaagaaaaaaacaagGGCGTAAGCAAAATAGCATTTCCTAATCTAACTAAGCTTGATCTTCGTAATCTACCAGAGCTGGTGGCTTTCTTTGCGGACAATGATATTTCTTTTGAGTTGTACTCATTAGTATATTTGAAGATATTCTCTTGTCCTAAACTGAAGACACATTATTGTGAAACTCCAGACTCATCAACTTTGAACAAAAGTTACGATCAAAGTGAGCTCAAAGTCATGTTCCCAACAAGCTCAATTGCTCAACGCTTACTAAGAAGAGGAAAGCCAAAAGATGTTTCCAAGAAAAAG GATATGGAGATGGAGCAGCCAAGCACATCTCAAATGAAAAGTGGACCAATGGAAATGATTTCTACATTATTTTTTCCACCAAGTTCACCATTATTAAATTTGCGAGAGCTTCATATCTTTCAATGTCATTTTCAAGAAGCAGCCTTTCCTCTCTCTGTAGCTCAACAATTGGTGCAGCTTAAAGACTTAATCATTTGGTCATGTGAGAAGATGGAAGACATTGTTGCAAAAGACAAGGGAAGAAGCAAAATAGTATTGTTTCCTAGCCTAACTTATCTTGACCTTTCACATCTGCCAAATTTGATGGGTTTTTGCAAAGATAATAATGTTTCTCTTGAGTGGTCTTTGTTAGAACGATTGAGGTTTTATAAAATCGTCAGTTTCAAAATCGTTTCAGTTCCAAAATCGTCAACATTGAGTACAAGTGCTGAGGTTGATCACCTTGATTCTACCTTTTGTGCCACATTGATACCACGAAAAAGGAAAAAGCAAGATAATATTTTCAGCAAAGAG GTTTCATTAATAAAGAATCAGAGGGATCCATCTGTTAGCAATATTGATGAAAGTTGTGCATTTCCATCCAAATTGATTCAACAGTTGAAAAATCTGAAACACCTTATGATTCACGACAGCGATTCAGTGGAAGTAATATTTTCATTTGAAGGGCTGATTAATGGAGTGCTCAATTCAGTGGAAAAGATACAGTTAGTTAGTTTACCAAATTTGAAACACGTTTGGTTCAAGATTCCACCAGAAATCACAGCCTTCCAAAACCTGCGAGAGTTGATTGTAGCAGATTGTGATAATTTAATAAACCTTTTCTCAATTTGCTCGGCCAAACTTGTAGGAAAGCTACAATCAATAGAGATTAGAAGGTGCAAGAGGATGGAGGAAATTATTGGAAAAGAGATTGAAGAAATTAGCATGCAAAAAATTGAGTTCCCTCAACTAAGGTCTCTGACACTTGAGGATTTACCCAACCTCAACAGTTTCTGCAATACGATTTATGCTCTTGAATTTCCATTTCTAGAAACATTGGAGTTTCAGAACTGTAAAAGGATGGAGAC